One Gammaproteobacteria bacterium DNA segment encodes these proteins:
- a CDS encoding peptidoglycan DD-metalloendopeptidase family protein, with protein MDGGGVAWPSKARRPARPVLLLLMVAALAAAPSLAGAGPQEVQADKEAELRLVKERIQTLNRRLKEMRGAKTRTEQELEEHDRRVARLAREGGHTERQVEATRRRLAALREQQSELQARDRAQTAALARQIRSAFIMSRQNAVKLMLNQNDPAAVQRALTYHDYINREYRTAIETVRRRLAELAAVARRIGEEEARLATLHRQLEQERRQLEAEQHRRRELLRTLTRDIASRGQELAHLNSNRRELERLIEELGQALADIAPMPERERAFATLRGQLPWPYGGRTVYRYGSARGIGNLRWQGVVLAGRPGEPVRAIHHGRVAFADWLRGFGLLIILDHGDGYMSLYGHNQTLIKETGDWVDSGEAVATVGASGGIERPGVYFEIRKNATPLDPAAWCRS; from the coding sequence ATGGACGGTGGCGGCGTGGCCTGGCCGTCCAAGGCCCGGCGCCCGGCCCGGCCCGTTCTTCTCCTGCTGATGGTGGCCGCCCTGGCGGCCGCCCCCTCCCTCGCCGGGGCCGGTCCCCAGGAGGTGCAGGCCGACAAGGAGGCGGAGCTGCGACTGGTCAAGGAGCGCATCCAGACCCTCAACCGGCGCCTCAAGGAGATGCGCGGCGCCAAGACCCGTACCGAGCAGGAACTCGAGGAGCATGACCGCCGGGTGGCGCGCCTGGCCCGGGAGGGCGGGCATACGGAGCGCCAGGTGGAGGCCACCCGCCGGCGCCTGGCCGCGCTGCGGGAGCAGCAGTCGGAGCTCCAGGCCCGGGACCGGGCGCAGACGGCGGCCCTGGCCCGCCAGATCCGGTCCGCGTTCATCATGAGCCGCCAGAACGCCGTCAAGTTGATGCTCAACCAGAACGACCCGGCGGCGGTGCAGCGCGCCCTCACCTACCATGACTACATCAACCGCGAGTACCGCACCGCCATCGAGACGGTACGCCGGCGCCTCGCCGAGCTGGCGGCGGTGGCCCGCCGCATCGGCGAGGAGGAGGCCCGACTCGCCACCCTGCACCGGCAGTTGGAACAGGAGCGGCGGCAGCTCGAGGCCGAACAGCACAGGCGCCGCGAGCTGCTACGGACCCTGACCCGGGATATCGCATCCCGCGGCCAGGAACTCGCTCACCTGAACAGCAACCGCCGCGAACTCGAACGGCTGATCGAGGAACTGGGCCAGGCCCTGGCGGACATCGCCCCCATGCCGGAGCGGGAACGGGCCTTCGCCACCCTGCGCGGGCAACTGCCCTGGCCCTATGGCGGCCGAACCGTCTATCGCTACGGCAGCGCCCGCGGTATCGGCAACCTGCGCTGGCAGGGCGTGGTGCTGGCGGGCCGCCCCGGCGAGCCCGTGCGCGCCATCCATCATGGCCGGGTGGCCTTCGCGGACTGGCTGCGGGGCTTCGGCCTGCTCATCATCCTCGACCACGGCGACGGCTACATGAGCCTGTATGGCCACAACCAGACTCTCATCAAGGAAACCGGGGACTGGGTCGACAGCGGCGAGGCGGTGGCCACCGTGGGGGCCAGTGGCGGCATCGAACGGCCCGGGGTCTATTTCGAGATCCGCAAGAACGCCACGCCCCTCGACCCTGCTGCCTGGTGCCGGAGCTGA
- the gpmI gene encoding 2,3-bisphosphoglycerate-independent phosphoglycerate mutase, translating to MPASHRPVVLIILDGWGSSEQQDHNAIAAAHTPTWDRLWSGYPHGALDASGAAVGLPADQMGNSEVGHLNLGAGRVVYQEFTRVSRAIRTGSFFNNATLTDAVDLAVAKDRAVHILGLLSPGGVHSHEDHIRAFAELAAGRGAHKLYLHAFLDGRDTPPRSAADSIRLMEDKFAELGRGRFASVIGRYYAMDRDHRWPRIQAAYELIAEGRADHHAADALSALEAAYARGESDEFVKATAITGRDEGPVTLEDGDVVVFINYRSDRARQITRAFIEPGFDGFPRPRHVELGRFVSLTEYSADFDIPVAFPPERLRNVLGEYASNIGLRQLRIAETEKYAHVTFFFNGGLDTRYEGEDRVLVPSPNVRTYDEVPEMSAPEVTDRLVAAIEGATYDLCICNYANPDMVGHTGNFEATVRAIEALDGCLARVEAAVRARGGELVITADHGNAEMMVNTAIDQPHTAHTLNPVPFVHVGRPTLAAERGALRDIAPTLLYLLGLPQPPEMDGRSLLAFATDAPAA from the coding sequence ATGCCAGCAAGCCATCGTCCCGTCGTTCTGATCATTCTCGATGGCTGGGGGTCGAGCGAACAGCAAGACCACAACGCCATCGCCGCGGCCCACACCCCCACCTGGGATCGCCTGTGGTCGGGCTACCCCCATGGTGCCCTGGACGCCTCCGGCGCCGCCGTGGGCCTACCCGCGGACCAGATGGGCAATTCCGAGGTGGGCCACCTGAACCTGGGCGCGGGCCGCGTGGTCTACCAGGAGTTCACCCGCGTCAGCCGAGCCATCCGCACCGGTTCCTTCTTCAACAATGCCACCCTCACCGACGCCGTGGACCTCGCGGTGGCCAAGGACCGGGCCGTACACATCCTCGGCCTGCTGTCGCCGGGGGGGGTCCACAGCCACGAGGACCACATCCGCGCCTTCGCCGAGCTCGCCGCCGGCCGCGGCGCCCACAAGCTCTATCTCCACGCCTTCCTGGACGGCCGCGACACGCCGCCCAGGAGCGCCGCCGACTCCATCCGCCTGATGGAGGACAAGTTCGCCGAGCTGGGCCGGGGCCGCTTCGCCTCGGTCATCGGCCGCTACTACGCCATGGACCGCGACCACCGCTGGCCGCGCATCCAGGCCGCCTACGAGTTGATCGCCGAGGGCCGCGCCGACCATCACGCCGCCGACGCCCTGTCCGCCCTGGAGGCCGCCTACGCTCGCGGCGAGAGTGACGAGTTCGTGAAGGCCACGGCCATCACGGGGCGGGACGAGGGCCCCGTGACTCTGGAGGACGGCGACGTGGTGGTCTTCATCAACTACCGCTCGGACCGGGCCCGCCAGATCACGCGCGCCTTCATCGAGCCCGGCTTCGACGGCTTCCCCCGCCCGCGCCATGTCGAACTGGGTCGCTTCGTCAGCCTCACCGAGTACAGCGCGGACTTCGACATCCCCGTCGCCTTTCCCCCGGAACGCCTGCGCAACGTCCTCGGGGAATACGCCTCCAACATCGGCTTGCGCCAGCTGCGCATCGCGGAGACGGAGAAATACGCCCACGTCACCTTCTTCTTCAACGGCGGTCTCGACACCCGTTACGAAGGCGAGGATCGGGTGCTGGTGCCATCCCCCAACGTGCGCACCTACGACGAGGTGCCGGAAATGAGTGCTCCGGAGGTCACGGACCGTCTGGTGGCCGCCATCGAGGGCGCAACCTACGACCTGTGCATCTGCAACTACGCCAACCCGGACATGGTGGGGCACACGGGTAACTTCGAGGCCACAGTGCGGGCCATCGAGGCCCTCGACGGCTGCCTCGCCCGGGTGGAGGCCGCCGTGCGGGCGCGCGGCGGCGAACTGGTGATCACGGCGGACCACGGCAACGCCGAGATGATGGTGAACACCGCCATCGACCAGCCCCATACCGCCCACACCCTCAATCCGGTGCCCTTCGTCCACGTCGGCCGTCCCACCCTCGCCGCCGAGCGCGGTGCGCTACGGGACATCGCCCCCACCCTGCTCTACCTCCTCGGGTTGCCCCAACCCCCGGAGATGGACGGGCGCTCCCTACTGGCCTTCGCCACCGACGCCCCGGCGGCGTGA
- a CDS encoding metalloregulator ArsR/SmtB family transcription factor: MASEDSLITRDEDIERASRSMKAIAHPLRLKILCTLGNEEVSVQDIVEKVGTSQSNISQHLAILRDKGILTARKDANRVYYKVEDARTLRLIGLMRDVFCHYS; encoded by the coding sequence ATGGCCTCTGAAGATTCCCTCATCACCCGTGACGAAGACATCGAGCGCGCCTCTCGCTCCATGAAGGCGATAGCCCACCCCCTGCGGCTGAAGATCCTCTGCACCCTCGGCAACGAGGAGGTCAGCGTGCAGGACATCGTCGAGAAGGTGGGGACGTCCCAGAGCAACATCTCCCAGCATCTGGCCATCCTGCGGGACAAGGGCATCCTGACGGCGCGCAAAGACGCCAATCGGGTGTATTACAAGGTGGAGGATGCCCGCACCCTGCGTCTCATCGGCCTCATGCGCGACGTGTTCTGCCATTATTCCTGA
- a CDS encoding rhodanese-like domain-containing protein, whose protein sequence is MDRVIEFSGNHLGLVSAFFVVLALLLATFLRASLQGFKSVDPMGATQLINHDDAVVVDIREPKELSEGSIINSTHIPLAKFDGSVKQLEKHKDKPVIVVCRSGSRSQVACATLTKNGFDRVYNLKGGILAWQGAGLPLKRSKK, encoded by the coding sequence GTGGATAGAGTGATCGAGTTCTCGGGCAATCACCTCGGCCTGGTGAGCGCGTTCTTCGTCGTGCTGGCCCTGCTGTTGGCCACCTTTCTGCGCGCCTCCCTGCAGGGCTTCAAGAGCGTAGACCCCATGGGCGCGACTCAGCTCATCAACCATGACGATGCCGTGGTGGTGGATATACGCGAGCCCAAGGAGTTGTCCGAGGGCAGCATCATCAACTCCACCCATATCCCCCTGGCCAAGTTCGACGGCAGCGTGAAGCAACTGGAGAAGCACAAGGACAAGCCGGTCATCGTGGTGTGCCGCAGCGGCAGCCGCTCCCAGGTGGCCTGCGCCACCCTCACCAAGAACGGTTTCGATCGGGTCTACAACCTCAAGGGCGGCATCCTCGCCTGGCAGGGGGCCGGCCTGCCCCTGAAACGCTCCAAGAAATGA
- the trxC gene encoding thioredoxin TrxC — MASGNVVCPHCLGVNRLPAGKDPRHGKCGRCHGALFTGTPVAVDHEAFQRHVTRNDIPVLVDFWADWCGPCKMMAPHFQRAAAELEPAVRLLKVDTEVEQNLAMQYGIRSIPTLILFKDGAELARTAGALDLQGLLGWTRQHL, encoded by the coding sequence ATGGCCTCGGGAAACGTCGTTTGCCCCCATTGCCTCGGCGTCAATCGCCTGCCCGCCGGCAAAGACCCGCGCCACGGTAAGTGCGGCCGCTGCCATGGAGCGCTCTTCACCGGCACGCCCGTGGCCGTTGACCACGAGGCCTTCCAGCGTCACGTCACGCGCAACGACATCCCCGTGCTGGTGGACTTCTGGGCCGACTGGTGCGGCCCCTGCAAGATGATGGCCCCCCATTTCCAGCGCGCGGCGGCGGAACTAGAGCCCGCGGTGCGGCTGCTCAAGGTGGATACGGAGGTGGAGCAGAACCTGGCCATGCAATACGGCATTCGCAGCATCCCCACCCTGATCCTCTTCAAGGATGGCGCCGAGCTGGCCCGCACCGCCGGTGCCCTCGACCTCCAGGGCCTGCTGGGGTGGACGCGCCAGCACCTGTAA
- the secB gene encoding protein-export chaperone SecB — MSEAAKQADGDQQPQLVIQKIYTKDLSFETPNSPQVFSQEWKPNVNLNIATDNVDLGNEHYEVTVSVTVTAKVGENTAFLAEVKQAGIFGIRGLEPDQLKQTLGAYCANVLFPYAREVVSDLIIRGGFPQLNIAPVNFDALYLQQLQQAQQRETDAAVPLQ; from the coding sequence ATGAGCGAAGCAGCAAAACAAGCGGACGGCGACCAGCAGCCGCAGTTGGTGATCCAGAAGATCTACACCAAGGATCTGTCCTTCGAGACCCCCAACTCCCCCCAGGTGTTCTCCCAGGAGTGGAAGCCCAACGTCAATCTCAATATCGCCACGGACAACGTCGATCTGGGCAACGAGCATTACGAGGTCACGGTGAGCGTCACGGTCACCGCCAAGGTGGGCGAGAACACCGCCTTCCTGGCGGAGGTCAAGCAGGCGGGGATCTTCGGCATCCGCGGCCTCGAGCCGGACCAGCTCAAGCAGACCCTGGGGGCCTATTGCGCCAACGTCCTGTTCCCCTATGCCCGCGAGGTGGTGTCCGACCTCATCATCCGTGGCGGTTTCCCGCAGCTCAACATCGCGCCGGTGAACTTCGACGCCCTGTACCTGCAGCAACTGCAGCAGGCGCAGCAGCGGGAGACCGATGCGGCGGTGCCCTTGCAGTGA
- a CDS encoding NAD(P)H-dependent glycerol-3-phosphate dehydrogenase produces MSPLTPSVLASSPIAVLGAGAWGTALAILLAANGQAVRLWGHEPAQLRRLARDREHRDALPGVVFPPALEIHEVLEEAVAGCRDLLVVVPSHGFQDLMERLADMALEAPRIAWGTKGLEPGRARLLHEVAAEALGTVPLAVVSGPTFAAEVAARLPTAVTVAANDADFAADMASRLTSPWFRVYISEDLIGVQLGGAVKNVLAIAAGIADGLGFGANTRAALVTRGLAEMGRLGLAAGGRQDTFNGLAGLGDLVLTCTDNQSRNRRFGKALGEGRAAAAALTEVGQVVEGVATTREVVALAARLGVEMPISEQVYRVIHEGLPPSQAVRSLLSRADIRGE; encoded by the coding sequence ATGAGCCCCCTCACTCCCAGCGTCCTCGCGTCCTCGCCCATCGCGGTGCTGGGTGCCGGCGCCTGGGGTACCGCCCTGGCCATCCTGCTGGCGGCCAACGGCCAGGCCGTGCGCCTGTGGGGCCATGAGCCCGCGCAGCTGCGACGCCTGGCCCGCGACCGCGAGCACCGTGATGCCCTGCCGGGGGTGGTTTTTCCTCCGGCCCTGGAGATCCACGAGGTCCTCGAGGAGGCGGTGGCGGGTTGCCGTGACCTGCTGGTGGTGGTGCCCAGTCACGGATTCCAGGATCTCATGGAACGCCTCGCCGACATGGCGCTGGAGGCGCCGCGTATCGCCTGGGGCACCAAGGGCCTCGAGCCCGGCCGCGCGCGGCTGCTCCACGAGGTTGCCGCAGAGGCCCTGGGTACGGTTCCCCTGGCGGTGGTGTCGGGCCCGACCTTTGCCGCCGAGGTGGCTGCCCGGCTGCCCACCGCCGTCACCGTGGCCGCCAACGACGCCGACTTCGCCGCGGACATGGCCTCCCGCCTCACCAGCCCGTGGTTTCGGGTCTATATCAGCGAAGATCTGATCGGTGTACAGCTCGGTGGGGCGGTGAAGAACGTCCTCGCCATCGCGGCGGGTATCGCCGACGGCCTGGGCTTCGGCGCCAACACCCGCGCCGCCCTGGTGACTCGCGGTCTGGCGGAGATGGGGCGGCTGGGGCTGGCCGCGGGAGGGCGCCAGGACACCTTCAATGGCCTGGCCGGTCTCGGCGATCTGGTTCTCACCTGCACGGACAACCAGTCCCGCAACCGCCGCTTCGGCAAGGCCCTGGGCGAGGGTCGCGCGGCGGCCGCGGCGCTTACCGAAGTGGGGCAGGTGGTGGAGGGCGTGGCGACCACCCGCGAGGTGGTGGCGCTGGCGGCCCGGCTGGGGGTGGAGATGCCCATCTCGGAGCAGGTATACCGGGTGATCCACGAGGGCTTGCCTCCTTCGCAGGCGGTACGCTCGTTGTTGTCCCGAGCCGATATCCGCGGCGAATGA
- a CDS encoding cyclic nucleotide-binding domain-containing protein has translation MAITLKIARSEKEVDDALWLRHEVFVIEDGKFGGKALPGARILDRYDAFPNVHNIVVYEDQEPVATMRMVKESAVGLPTDEYFDFGDYRTQAARELKAAGQSDCGVVLGSAGMLAIRGPWRVRRDVIRAMFRIAAGVAMNNAVTHIVVAVNHETAGMYRRLGFQRLTDKFWVEEVGNFIVPLAGSVEGFHKWAFGDLPPTPLNTFQDSFERFFVRAGEVVFSEGDLGDMAFIVDQGIVRISRLSPAGEELTLARLTRGDLFGELALVDEAPRSATVTAVTDCELITLDREAFMDELYAEPERIRALLNLFSRRIRRMDDFAMVLAFSPLDQRLDFALRMAKTRSSQDRKDKRIKIFKGGVDEFATLAGVDHDTVLRYLEERRDKGELDYSPRHIRFFA, from the coding sequence ATGGCGATTACCCTGAAGATTGCGCGCAGCGAAAAAGAGGTGGATGACGCCCTGTGGTTGCGCCATGAGGTCTTCGTCATCGAGGACGGCAAATTCGGCGGCAAGGCGCTGCCGGGGGCGCGCATCCTGGACCGTTACGATGCCTTTCCCAACGTCCACAACATCGTGGTCTACGAAGATCAGGAGCCGGTGGCGACCATGCGCATGGTCAAGGAATCCGCCGTCGGCCTGCCCACCGATGAATACTTCGATTTCGGGGATTACCGGACTCAGGCAGCCAGGGAATTGAAGGCGGCCGGCCAATCCGACTGCGGCGTGGTGCTGGGCAGTGCCGGGATGCTTGCCATCAGAGGTCCGTGGCGGGTCCGCCGTGATGTCATCCGCGCCATGTTCCGAATCGCCGCCGGCGTGGCCATGAACAACGCCGTCACCCACATCGTGGTGGCCGTGAATCACGAAACGGCGGGCATGTACCGGCGCCTCGGCTTCCAGCGTCTGACCGACAAGTTCTGGGTGGAAGAAGTGGGCAACTTCATCGTCCCCCTGGCGGGTTCCGTGGAAGGCTTTCATAAGTGGGCCTTCGGGGACCTGCCACCGACGCCTCTGAATACCTTCCAGGACAGTTTCGAGCGTTTCTTCGTCAGGGCGGGAGAGGTGGTATTCAGTGAAGGTGATCTCGGAGACATGGCGTTCATCGTCGATCAGGGTATCGTCCGGATCTCCCGCCTGAGCCCGGCTGGGGAAGAGTTGACCCTTGCCCGACTCACCCGCGGCGACCTGTTCGGGGAATTGGCGCTGGTGGACGAGGCACCGCGTTCGGCCACGGTGACGGCGGTGACCGATTGCGAACTCATCACCCTGGATCGGGAGGCCTTCATGGACGAACTCTATGCCGAGCCCGAACGCATCCGGGCGCTGCTCAATCTGTTCTCCCGGCGCATCCGGCGCATGGATGATTTTGCCATGGTGCTGGCATTTTCACCGCTGGACCAGCGCCTGGACTTTGCCCTGCGGATGGCCAAGACTCGATCCAGTCAGGACCGCAAGGACAAACGCATCAAGATATTCAAGGGAGGGGTGGATGAATTCGCCACTCTGGCGGGGGTGGATCACGACACGGTGCTGCGTTATCTGGAAGAACGGCGGGACAAGGGTGAGCTGGACTACTCGCCGCGGCATATCCGTTTCTTCGCCTGA
- a CDS encoding cyclic nucleotide-binding and patatin-like phospholipase domain-containing protein, with the protein MTAIPSAAIPDPLDQVELFAQLSADGRRHLAGALQTRHLAAGAELFRHGDTGECLYILTAGSLEVVVEGGDGSTRSLARIGPHQCVGEMALLAPNARRTATVRALEDSRLLELSKASFEHLLAAEPSLRRLIGQVLLHRLPGLHLATSRLFGDLDQQLLEELHSHFFWVSLARGEALFRQGEPAKAVYYVVNGRLQVSVAEQGRQMELEQVGGGHVVGEIAMVTGESHSVTATALRDSDLIGLSQAGFEQIMERNPRAAVYVVRGMLAELGGRESFHERAKDSPVRTITVVPLEPRVEDFGRRLARALNAGAKTLYLNARVFDRFHNSGAAQLAEDDPRALYLRKWFSQQEESRVHVVYATDPEDSPWTRRCIRQADRILLVAPADASPRLRAVERLAGELAAGVSTELVLLHDDDGQLPKNTRAWLEPRRVAAHHHLRQGREADVARLGRFLTGRSVGLVLGAGGARGLANIGVFKALLEAGVPVDYVGGASMGGFLAALVAAGFDYEQIVRFVRLVLVDKPRGFGYTLPVISMMSVRKSEQRFRDIFGDRDIEDLWLNFFTVSVNITNPAVKIHREGPVWRAVRASLAIPGLIAPLFEKGELLVDGALLNSVPVDVMRDLNPGPVIASDVGKVPALAVDPELDNCPSPGRLLWQRLMPGASNREVPRMGAILLRCMDVSSHLNKRRNRDLADLYLTPPVEGYRILDFDRADQLMETGYTYAVRALEQADLSDLLPAHEPRPKD; encoded by the coding sequence ATGACGGCGATCCCCAGCGCCGCCATCCCGGATCCCCTCGACCAGGTGGAACTGTTCGCCCAGCTCAGTGCCGACGGGCGGCGCCACCTGGCGGGGGCCCTGCAGACGCGCCATCTGGCGGCGGGTGCCGAACTCTTCCGTCACGGTGATACCGGGGAATGTCTTTATATCCTCACGGCCGGCAGCCTCGAGGTGGTGGTGGAGGGCGGCGACGGTAGTACCCGTAGTCTTGCGCGCATCGGACCCCACCAGTGTGTAGGAGAGATGGCACTGCTGGCGCCGAACGCGCGGCGTACGGCCACCGTCAGGGCCCTCGAAGACTCCCGTCTGCTCGAACTCTCCAAGGCTTCCTTCGAGCACCTGCTGGCGGCAGAGCCCTCCCTGCGGCGTCTCATCGGTCAGGTGCTGCTGCATCGCCTGCCCGGCCTGCATCTGGCCACCTCGCGGTTGTTCGGCGACCTCGACCAGCAGCTCCTGGAGGAACTTCATTCCCACTTTTTCTGGGTGAGTCTGGCGCGCGGGGAAGCCCTGTTCCGGCAGGGTGAACCGGCCAAGGCGGTCTACTACGTCGTCAATGGCCGCCTGCAGGTGAGTGTCGCAGAGCAGGGTCGGCAGATGGAACTGGAGCAGGTAGGGGGCGGCCACGTGGTGGGGGAGATCGCCATGGTCACCGGCGAGTCCCACTCGGTGACGGCCACCGCGCTGCGGGACAGCGACCTCATCGGTCTGTCCCAGGCGGGCTTCGAGCAGATCATGGAGCGTAACCCGCGGGCTGCCGTCTATGTGGTGCGCGGCATGCTTGCCGAACTGGGGGGCCGCGAATCCTTCCACGAGCGGGCCAAGGACAGCCCGGTGCGCACCATTACCGTCGTACCCCTGGAGCCGCGGGTGGAGGATTTCGGGCGGCGCCTCGCCCGGGCGCTCAACGCTGGCGCTAAGACTCTGTACCTGAACGCCCGCGTCTTCGACCGTTTTCACAACTCGGGGGCCGCTCAATTGGCGGAGGATGACCCCCGCGCGCTGTACCTGCGGAAATGGTTCAGCCAGCAGGAGGAGAGCCGGGTGCACGTGGTCTACGCCACGGATCCGGAAGACAGCCCCTGGACCCGGCGCTGTATCCGCCAGGCGGATCGCATCCTGCTGGTGGCGCCGGCCGATGCCTCCCCGCGATTGCGGGCGGTGGAGCGCCTGGCGGGGGAACTGGCCGCCGGCGTGTCGACCGAATTGGTGCTACTCCACGACGACGACGGCCAGCTGCCCAAAAATACCCGGGCATGGCTGGAGCCACGACGGGTGGCTGCCCACCATCACCTGCGCCAGGGTCGGGAGGCCGATGTCGCCCGCCTGGGGCGTTTCCTCACCGGGCGCTCCGTGGGTCTGGTGCTGGGGGCGGGGGGGGCCCGCGGCCTCGCCAATATCGGGGTGTTCAAGGCCCTGCTCGAGGCGGGCGTGCCGGTGGACTACGTGGGCGGGGCGAGCATGGGGGGCTTCCTGGCCGCCCTGGTGGCGGCCGGCTTCGACTACGAGCAGATCGTGCGTTTCGTGCGCCTGGTGCTGGTGGACAAGCCCCGGGGCTTCGGCTACACCTTACCCGTCATATCCATGATGTCGGTGCGCAAATCGGAACAGCGCTTCCGCGACATCTTCGGTGATCGCGACATCGAGGACCTGTGGCTCAATTTTTTTACCGTGTCGGTGAACATCACCAATCCGGCCGTGAAGATCCATCGCGAGGGACCGGTGTGGCGGGCGGTACGGGCGAGCCTCGCGATCCCCGGCCTCATCGCGCCGCTGTTCGAAAAGGGCGAACTGCTGGTGGATGGCGCGCTGCTGAACAGCGTGCCCGTGGATGTCATGCGGGACTTGAACCCGGGCCCGGTCATCGCCAGCGACGTCGGCAAGGTCCCGGCGCTGGCGGTGGACCCGGAGCTGGATAACTGCCCGTCGCCCGGCCGCCTGTTGTGGCAGCGCCTGATGCCGGGGGCAAGCAACCGTGAGGTGCCCCGCATGGGCGCCATCCTGCTGCGCTGCATGGATGTCTCCAGTCACCTCAACAAGCGCCGCAACCGCGACCTTGCGGACCTCTATCTCACGCCGCCGGTGGAGGGCTACCGCATTCTCGACTTCGACCGCGCCGACCAGCTCATGGAAACCGGCTACACTTATGCGGTGCGTGCCTTGGAGCAGGCCGATCTGAGCGACCTCCTGCCCGCGCATGAACCCCGCCCCAAGGATTGA
- a CDS encoding PEP-CTERM/exosortase system-associated acyltransferase, giving the protein MTDYRISSALGTLWPVRLFYRTAVGHLFHRYFQVVAADTDALRAEVFRIRYDVYCDELGWEDRARYPDRQETDEYDRYALHSLLLHKPSNTYAGCVRLVQVPGDPPGLQLPFESACRDHLFEDIYAPLARDRRAVGEISRLAVRERFRRRENEQHRPEGQVPERNGRTDPRRRTPPIAMGLYLAAACSGLQAGKEGVFALMEPRLARRLRTYGLYFRQVGEGIEHRGTRAPFYISRDDLYGRISPRVRGFLDVVCGDVRFGGNGR; this is encoded by the coding sequence ATGACCGACTATCGCATCTCCAGCGCCCTGGGCACCTTGTGGCCGGTGCGCCTGTTCTATCGCACCGCCGTGGGGCACCTGTTCCACCGCTATTTCCAGGTGGTGGCCGCGGACACCGACGCCCTGCGGGCAGAGGTCTTCCGCATCCGTTACGACGTCTATTGCGACGAACTGGGTTGGGAGGACCGGGCACGTTATCCCGACCGCCAGGAGACGGACGAGTACGACCGCTACGCCCTCCATTCCCTGCTGCTGCACAAGCCCAGTAACACCTATGCGGGCTGCGTGCGCTTGGTCCAGGTGCCCGGCGATCCCCCAGGCCTGCAACTGCCCTTCGAGAGCGCCTGCCGGGACCATCTCTTCGAAGATATCTACGCCCCCCTGGCCCGCGACCGCCGCGCCGTGGGCGAGATCTCCCGCCTCGCCGTGCGCGAGCGCTTCCGCCGTCGCGAGAACGAGCAGCACCGCCCCGAGGGCCAGGTCCCCGAGCGCAATGGCCGCACCGATCCGCGGCGCCGCACCCCCCCCATCGCCATGGGACTCTACCTGGCCGCCGCCTGCAGCGGCCTGCAGGCCGGCAAGGAGGGCGTCTTCGCCCTCATGGAGCCCCGCCTCGCCAGGCGCCTGCGCACCTATGGCCTCTATTTCCGCCAGGTGGGCGAGGGCATCGAGCACCGCGGCACCCGCGCGCCCTTCTACATCAGCCGCGACGACCTCTACGGCCGCATCTCGCCGCGGGTGCGGGGGTTTCTGGACGTGGTGTGCGGGGATGTGCGGTTCGGTGGGAATGGGCGCTGA
- a CDS encoding DUF1640 domain-containing protein, producing MPSVVEFYEQLASAPDDKTRARLIAEAFERMEERYPEVKELATQSGMRETELRLQTNTTEAEGRLRLEIERLRAEVTREIESLRAELTREIAQTKVDTIKWTAGMLMVQLGLFGALLKLLLP from the coding sequence ATGCCTTCAGTCGTGGAATTTTACGAGCAGCTCGCCTCCGCGCCGGATGACAAGACGCGGGCGCGCCTTATTGCCGAGGCATTCGAGCGTATGGAGGAGCGCTACCCGGAGGTCAAGGAACTGGCCACCCAGTCCGGCATGCGGGAGACTGAGCTGCGCCTTCAGACGAATACTACCGAGGCCGAGGGTCGGTTGCGTCTGGAGATTGAGCGACTCCGGGCCGAAGTCACCAGGGAGATCGAGAGCCTGCGGGCCGAACTCACCAGGGAGATCGCCCAGACGAAGGTGGATACCATCAAGTGGACGGCTGGGATGCTCATGGTACAGCTCGGCCTGTTCGGCGCCTTGTTGAAGCTGCTGCTACCTTGA
- a CDS encoding type II toxin-antitoxin system ParD family antitoxin, with protein sequence MGTKRKTITITESQDSWIKSQINAGEFTNDSEYIRDLIRRDQTSQADIETIRAALIEGEESGEPQPFDTVEFKSVMTAKHA encoded by the coding sequence ATGGGCACCAAGCGCAAAACTATTACCATCACCGAAAGTCAGGATAGTTGGATAAAAAGCCAAATCAATGCAGGTGAATTTACTAATGACAGTGAATATATTCGGGATTTGATCCGGCGTGATCAGACCAGTCAAGCTGATATCGAAACTATCCGAGCAGCCCTGATCGAAGGCGAGGAAAGTGGTGAGCCACAACCATTTGATACAGTCGAATTTAAAAGCGTAATGACTGCTAAGCATGCCTGA